In a genomic window of Sulfurimonas denitrificans DSM 1251:
- a CDS encoding RluA family pseudouridine synthase produces the protein MNETQSYICETIERLDTFLTSILGQSRSQIAQLIKKELVQVDGKVVSRSGVKLKKNQVVLVKFPPAEIKPALDIDFDVEILYEDDDILVINKPTGLTVHPAPSVKEATLVDWLKHKGMRLSSLSGEERHGIVHRLDKGTSGAMVIAKNNSTHEFLSDQLQDKSMGRYYLAVINPPLKDELTEVIFPIARSSHNRLKMAPLEHGKYAKSAFKVLAYSNDEANQLIACKLYTGRTHQIRVHLESLNRHIVGDHIYAQSPKQEKSERILLHAYIIYFIHPKSKERVSFVASLDKGMQEYIDKKFDMEKIDEIMDLNNIMHGFHTNN, from the coding sequence ATGAATGAAACACAAAGTTATATTTGCGAGACTATCGAGCGTCTTGATACATTTTTAACATCGATTTTAGGACAGAGTCGCTCACAAATTGCACAACTAATTAAAAAAGAATTAGTTCAAGTAGATGGTAAAGTTGTCTCAAGAAGCGGAGTCAAATTAAAAAAGAATCAAGTAGTTTTAGTTAAATTTCCTCCAGCAGAGATAAAACCTGCATTAGATATTGATTTTGATGTAGAGATTCTCTATGAAGATGATGATATTTTGGTTATAAATAAACCAACTGGTTTAACAGTTCATCCAGCTCCAAGTGTTAAAGAAGCAACTCTTGTTGATTGGTTGAAACACAAAGGAATGAGACTCTCAAGCTTAAGCGGAGAAGAGAGACATGGAATTGTTCATAGACTTGATAAAGGAACGAGTGGGGCTATGGTTATTGCCAAAAATAACAGCACACATGAGTTTTTATCAGATCAGCTTCAAGATAAAAGTATGGGCAGATACTATCTTGCAGTTATTAATCCGCCTCTAAAAGATGAGCTAACTGAAGTAATCTTTCCAATAGCTAGAAGTTCGCACAACAGATTGAAAATGGCACCTCTTGAGCATGGCAAATATGCAAAAAGCGCTTTTAAAGTTTTGGCTTACTCTAATGATGAAGCAAATCAACTCATAGCATGTAAACTCTATACAGGTAGAACACATCAAATTCGTGTACATTTAGAGAGTTTAAATCGGCATATTGTTGGAGATCACATTTATGCTCAAAGCCCAAAGCAAGAGAAATCGGAACGGATTTTGCTTCATGCGTATATAATATATTTTATTCACCCAAAAAGTAAAGAGAGAGTCTCTTTTGTGGCATCTTTGGATAAAGGGATGCAAGAGTATATAGATAAAAAATTTGATATGGAGAAGATAGATGAAATTATGGACCTTAATAACATTATGCACGGCTTCCATACTAATAATTAG
- a CDS encoding fibronectin type III domain-containing protein — protein MKLWTLITLCTASILIISGCSSNVPVPKKEAVIDATLPIVELTKNGTIVDSASIALEWKAINDQRVEGVYIYRVSLDENNSNKNEYYDTVNSRFSTHYLDTKIEPNSRYAYYFKTYSTNAESQKSEQTIITSLPQLESVIWIHSTQGMPRSAKIIWRPHANEKVKAYIIQRRTLQETKWSDIATVNGRLNAEYIDENLQDNFTYKYRIRVLTYDNIISKPSQEVSVITKELPMEVMQIVASTDIPKKIEVHWKSTQVSDFLTYRVYRSVSINGSYEMVAETKNSSYTDEIKEDGKEYFYRVSVVDRDKLESINSNFTALGRTLVKPSTPSLAEAMFLNGQVKLSWVSSDSRAKSYIVQKKFSKSFLESSIEDFQNIKGNQFFDSNVEFDKTYFYKIYAVDANGIKSEPSVEVKLKIEDKSMTPKAVEPLRVNQRVEQNRVEQNRVEVPRSVAPQPAVIEEVIIPMKDFN, from the coding sequence ATGAAATTATGGACCTTAATAACATTATGCACGGCTTCCATACTAATAATTAGTGGTTGTAGTAGCAATGTACCAGTGCCTAAAAAAGAGGCGGTAATTGATGCAACATTACCAATTGTAGAACTTACAAAAAATGGGACAATAGTTGATTCAGCATCAATTGCTCTTGAATGGAAAGCCATTAATGATCAAAGAGTAGAGGGTGTTTATATTTATAGAGTTTCGCTTGATGAAAATAATAGCAATAAGAATGAGTATTATGACACTGTAAATAGTCGTTTCTCGACTCACTATTTAGATACAAAAATAGAGCCAAACTCTCGATATGCATACTATTTTAAAACATATAGCACAAATGCAGAGTCACAAAAAAGTGAACAAACAATTATTACCTCTCTTCCTCAGCTAGAGTCCGTTATCTGGATTCACAGTACACAAGGGATGCCAAGAAGTGCAAAAATAATCTGGCGTCCACATGCAAATGAGAAAGTCAAAGCATATATTATTCAAAGAAGAACTCTTCAAGAGACTAAATGGAGTGATATTGCAACAGTAAATGGTCGTCTTAATGCAGAGTATATAGATGAAAACTTACAAGATAACTTTACATATAAATATCGTATTCGAGTGCTTACATACGATAACATAATATCTAAACCAAGCCAAGAGGTAAGCGTTATAACAAAAGAGTTGCCTATGGAGGTAATGCAGATAGTTGCTTCTACAGATATACCAAAAAAGATTGAAGTTCATTGGAAAAGCACACAGGTAAGCGATTTTTTAACTTATAGAGTGTATCGATCTGTGAGTATAAATGGAAGTTACGAAATGGTTGCTGAGACAAAAAATAGCTCATATACAGATGAAATTAAAGAGGATGGCAAAGAGTATTTTTACAGAGTGAGTGTTGTAGATAGAGATAAATTAGAGAGCATTAACTCTAATTTTACAGCATTAGGAAGAACTTTAGTCAAGCCTTCCACTCCTTCGCTTGCAGAGGCTATGTTTTTAAACGGGCAAGTTAAATTGTCTTGGGTTAGTTCTGATTCAAGAGCAAAAAGTTATATAGTGCAGAAAAAATTCTCAAAGAGCTTTTTAGAGAGCTCTATTGAGGATTTTCAAAACATCAAAGGAAATCAGTTTTTTGACTCAAATGTTGAGTTTGACAAAACATATTTTTATAAAATTTATGCGGTGGATGCAAATGGCATAAAATCAGAACCAAGTGTGGAAGTAAAGTTAAAAATTGAAGATAAGAGTATGACTCCAAAAGCAGTAGAACCTTTGAGAGTTAATCAAAGAGTAGAGCAAAATAGAGTTGAACAAAATAGAGTTGAAGTGCCAAGATCTGTTGCACCCCAACCAGCAGTAATAGAAGAAGTAATTATACCAATGAAAGATTTTAACTAA
- a CDS encoding cell division ATP-binding protein FtsE, which yields MNKVIIAKDLSLAYSNNETIINKANFSISSADFVFITGASGSGKSTLLKSLFGALKLKHGSLVVGGVELSNVSRSKLNFLRRHIGIVFQDYKLVKEWSIDKNIMLPLLINGYVKGVAQNQVDKLLKHVRLNHQTGKYPLELSGGEQQRVAMARALAHNPILILADEPTGNLDEYSSGLIWNLLEGANEQLKTTVIVVTHNIPKTLNVNYKHFHIEYGSIHEVC from the coding sequence GTGAATAAAGTAATAATAGCTAAAGATCTCTCGTTGGCATATTCAAACAATGAAACTATTATAAACAAGGCAAATTTTTCTATAAGCTCTGCTGATTTTGTCTTTATTACAGGTGCAAGTGGAAGCGGAAAATCTACACTTTTAAAGTCTCTATTTGGAGCACTTAAATTAAAACATGGCTCTTTAGTGGTTGGTGGCGTGGAGTTAAGCAATGTCTCTCGCTCAAAATTAAATTTTTTAAGAAGACATATAGGGATAGTTTTTCAAGACTATAAACTTGTTAAAGAGTGGAGTATTGATAAAAATATAATGCTCCCGCTTTTAATAAATGGATATGTAAAGGGCGTTGCTCAAAATCAGGTCGATAAACTTTTAAAACATGTAAGATTAAATCATCAAACAGGAAAATATCCGCTAGAACTTAGTGGCGGTGAGCAGCAAAGAGTTGCAATGGCAAGAGCACTCGCACATAATCCTATACTAATCTTAGCTGATGAGCCAACTGGTAATCTTGATGAGTACTCTTCTGGGCTTATTTGGAACCTTTTAGAGGGCGCAAATGAACAGTTGAAGACAACAGTGATTGTTGTCACTCATAATATCCCAAAAACTTTGAATGTAAATTATAAACATTTTCATATTGAATATGGGAGTATTCATGAAGTCTGTTAA
- a CDS encoding FtsW/RodA/SpoVE family cell cycle protein — MWRIDKRILAQFDLFSIILIIPLIITSNWLIGEAVPALAQKQATYVGVAFLAFLAIFLLPIRRMSWIIPLIYWLSITLLLGVEFFGHARLGAQRWIDIPFINATIQPSEFVKPALILMLAYLINKSPPPAEGYRLKEFFKMAFYILLPFILIAKEPDLGTALVLLLIGFGILFYIGVHWKIWAFLFGGMLIFSPIAYKFLLHDYQRTRVLDFVSEKPSYHVQQSIIAIGSGGFSGKSKDDATQTQMRFLPIATSDFIFAFLVERSGFLGALGIILIYIMLILHLMSLSIFSSDYFIKVVTISIAFMIFIYMGVNISMTIGYAPVVGVPLPMFSYGGSSFINFMILFAIMQNLITFRYKDMYDGRGTKSFI, encoded by the coding sequence TTGTGGAGAATTGATAAGCGCATTTTAGCACAATTTGATCTCTTTTCTATTATATTAATCATACCTCTTATTATAACTTCAAACTGGCTAATTGGTGAAGCCGTTCCTGCTCTTGCTCAAAAACAAGCAACTTACGTTGGTGTTGCTTTTTTAGCGTTTTTAGCTATTTTTTTACTTCCTATAAGAAGAATGAGCTGGATTATTCCACTAATTTATTGGTTAAGTATCACTCTTTTGCTTGGAGTGGAGTTCTTTGGCCATGCAAGGCTAGGTGCGCAGAGATGGATAGATATTCCATTTATAAATGCCACAATCCAACCCTCCGAATTTGTAAAACCTGCTCTTATTTTAATGCTTGCGTATCTAATAAACAAAAGCCCTCCTCCTGCTGAGGGATATAGATTAAAAGAGTTTTTTAAAATGGCATTTTATATACTTCTTCCGTTTATTTTAATAGCAAAAGAACCTGACTTAGGTACAGCTCTAGTTCTTTTACTTATTGGTTTTGGGATTTTGTTTTATATTGGAGTACATTGGAAAATATGGGCATTTTTATTTGGAGGTATGTTGATTTTTTCTCCGATTGCATATAAATTTTTACTTCATGATTACCAAAGAACAAGAGTTCTTGACTTTGTTAGCGAGAAGCCATCCTACCATGTTCAACAATCCATTATAGCAATTGGCTCAGGCGGATTCAGCGGAAAATCAAAAGATGACGCAACTCAGACTCAAATGAGATTTTTGCCTATTGCTACTAGTGATTTTATCTTTGCATTTCTTGTTGAGAGAAGTGGCTTTTTAGGGGCTCTTGGAATTATTTTAATATATATAATGCTTATTTTACATCTTATGAGTTTAAGTATTTTTAGCAGTGACTATTTTATAAAGGTAGTTACCATATCTATTGCCTTTATGATTTTTATATACATGGGGGTAAATATCTCTATGACAATAGGTTACGCTCCAGTTGTTGGAGTACCACTTCCTATGTTTAGTTATGGGGGGAGTAGTTTTATAAATTTTATGATACTTTTTGCGATTATGCAAAATCTAATTACTTTTAGGTATAAAGATATGTATGATGGACGAGGAACTAAAAGTTTTATTTGA
- the trmB gene encoding tRNA (guanosine(46)-N7)-methyltransferase TrmB, translating into MPHLHIAEFKEVEIPSSKDGVSFNFIAKNSSHQEEKLISITVDEDEFFLLAIDENSKKLLKSDKLTRPPSIFNVHKALLSYASATCMNIISSNVPQNQKNIHLREVKALKDINYFATTFPKKEKICIEVGFGSGRHLLHQAQNNPNILYIGIEIHTPSIEQLLKQISIKNIENILVLNYDARLFMELVPSNKIDKIYVHFPVPWDKKPHRRVISTAFIEEARRILNIGGTLELRTDSENYYAYSYETFIAFEKTTLHINKNRDIAITSKYEDRWKRMQKNFYDVTMINSEESPELSLEGDFNFSHVKLNTQEVINLYKKTQKFDSGFINFERSYFLDDGAMLRVSMGNFDKPEHLYVIVKENKAYYYPKTPLRSKSNLMAHKLLNGVLCE; encoded by the coding sequence ATGCCACATTTACATATTGCAGAGTTTAAAGAGGTGGAGATACCTTCATCTAAAGATGGTGTCTCTTTTAATTTTATAGCAAAAAATTCATCACATCAGGAGGAGAAATTAATCTCTATAACTGTGGATGAAGATGAATTTTTCCTCTTAGCGATAGATGAGAATAGTAAAAAACTCCTAAAGAGTGATAAGCTTACAAGACCGCCATCCATCTTTAATGTCCATAAAGCTCTGCTCTCATACGCAAGTGCTACATGTATGAATATTATTTCATCGAATGTGCCTCAAAATCAAAAAAATATTCATTTAAGAGAAGTTAAAGCGCTAAAAGATATAAATTACTTTGCAACTACGTTTCCAAAAAAGGAGAAGATTTGTATAGAAGTGGGTTTTGGTTCAGGTCGTCATCTGCTTCATCAAGCGCAAAATAATCCTAATATTCTCTACATAGGTATTGAGATACATACTCCATCAATTGAGCAACTCTTAAAACAAATCAGTATAAAAAATATTGAAAATATTTTAGTTTTAAATTATGACGCAAGACTTTTTATGGAGTTAGTTCCATCAAATAAGATAGATAAAATTTATGTTCATTTTCCAGTACCATGGGATAAAAAACCTCATAGAAGAGTAATATCTACGGCATTTATAGAAGAAGCGAGACGTATTTTAAATATTGGTGGAACATTAGAACTTAGAACAGACAGTGAAAACTACTATGCCTACTCTTATGAGACTTTTATCGCATTTGAAAAAACCACACTTCATATAAATAAAAATAGAGATATTGCCATAACTAGCAAATATGAAGATAGATGGAAGAGAATGCAAAAAAACTTCTATGATGTAACTATGATAAATAGCGAGGAGTCTCCAGAACTATCTTTAGAGGGTGATTTTAATTTTTCACATGTAAAATTAAATACGCAAGAAGTTATCAATCTTTATAAAAAAACTCAAAAATTTGATAGTGGCTTTATAAATTTTGAAAGAAGTTACTTCCTAGATGATGGGGCTATGTTACGTGTATCTATGGGAAATTTTGATAAACCTGAGCATCTTTATGTGATAGTAAAGGAAAATAAAGCCTACTACTATCCAAAAACACCGCTTAGATCAAAGAGCAATCTTATGGCGCATAAACTTTTAAATGGGGTGCTTTGTGAATAA
- a CDS encoding CinA family protein, which yields MKLHVVFIGNKFIYNLPLREYIIRKIEQKVDFIHSITFFKESDNSLFLYLDKEINSQNRQIIVTTKQHFSTIGKLLCTITSDNQILKDEMLIPSNSSVYENGSYLLEYKESITNVLHMDEMQMFPEVLLRIEDSKATIHLFEEDKESAVAMLSPIAQMYDVKINIVTLIEGWLRVDIRSKKYGNISKFIASAKQLLPNKLIPSSNIIAFIIEKLSSSGKKIAFAESCTGGLLTYYFTKNNNSSKIFDGSLITYSNAMKENWLGVENKTLQEYGAVSSEVVLEMSDGALNVSNADYAISISGIAGEGGGSEYKPVGTVYIGIRSKEAHHEERINLNGDRNYIQHQSVLFALKMLLLMDKETFF from the coding sequence ATGAAACTACATGTTGTTTTTATCGGTAATAAGTTTATATATAATCTTCCGCTTAGAGAATATATCATAAGAAAAATAGAGCAAAAAGTTGATTTTATACACTCAATTACATTTTTTAAAGAGAGTGATAATTCACTTTTTTTATATTTAGATAAAGAGATAAACTCTCAAAATAGACAAATAATAGTCACAACAAAACAGCACTTCTCAACTATCGGCAAACTTTTATGCACAATTACAAGTGATAATCAGATTTTAAAAGATGAGATGCTCATACCATCAAACTCTTCTGTATATGAAAACGGGAGTTACCTTTTGGAGTATAAAGAGTCTATTACAAATGTACTTCATATGGATGAGATGCAGATGTTTCCTGAAGTACTATTAAGGATAGAAGATTCTAAGGCTACTATACATCTTTTTGAAGAGGATAAAGAGAGTGCTGTTGCAATGCTCTCTCCAATCGCTCAGATGTATGATGTGAAAATTAACATAGTAACTCTTATTGAAGGGTGGCTTAGGGTTGATATTAGAAGTAAAAAATATGGAAATATATCAAAATTTATAGCTTCAGCAAAGCAGTTATTGCCAAACAAATTAATACCATCTTCAAATATCATCGCTTTTATAATAGAGAAATTATCCTCTAGTGGGAAAAAAATTGCTTTTGCAGAGAGTTGCACAGGTGGACTTTTAACTTACTATTTTACAAAAAATAACAACTCATCCAAAATTTTTGATGGCTCTTTAATAACCTACTCAAATGCAATGAAAGAGAATTGGCTTGGAGTGGAGAACAAAACACTTCAGGAGTATGGTGCAGTAAGTAGTGAAGTTGTCTTAGAGATGAGCGATGGAGCTTTAAATGTTAGTAATGCGGATTATGCAATATCAATAAGCGGCATAGCAGGAGAGGGCGGAGGAAGTGAGTATAAACCAGTCGGAACAGTTTATATCGGTATAAGAAGCAAAGAAGCACACCATGAAGAGCGTATAAATTTAAATGGAGATAGAAACTATATCCAGCATCAAAGCGTACTTTTTGCCCTAAAAATGCTACTCCTGATGGACAAAGAGACATTTTTTTAA
- a CDS encoding integron integrase: MKKKLLDIVRDKIRFKHYSISTEKTYVFWIKHYIFYHQKQHPVNLGKKEIEDFLTFLAVTKKVSPTTQNQAFSALLFLYREVLDIEISTWNVQALRAQQRKHIPVVLTKDEVQNIILNMNGIYQLMVKLMYGCGLRMSEVQNIRIKDIDFGFDKIYVWDGKSLKDRTLPLPMKIKDELKIQVEKVRELHQKDLKDGYGSVYIPYAFERKFPKAKFETKWQYIFPMNTIATDPRSGERRRHHILDATLSRNIKQAVTKSNIDKRVTSHIFRHSYATHLLQAGIDLRSIQELLGHKSVETTMIYTHVVSEMNKAKLISPLDF, encoded by the coding sequence ATGAAGAAAAAATTACTTGATATTGTCCGTGATAAGATTAGATTTAAGCATTACAGCATTTCAACAGAGAAAACTTATGTTTTTTGGATTAAGCACTATATCTTTTATCATCAGAAACAACATCCCGTAAATTTGGGCAAAAAAGAGATAGAAGATTTTTTAACTTTTTTGGCAGTGACTAAAAAAGTCTCACCAACTACGCAGAATCAAGCTTTTAGTGCTTTACTTTTTTTATACAGAGAAGTTTTAGATATTGAGATCAGTACATGGAATGTGCAAGCTTTAAGAGCGCAACAGAGAAAGCATATTCCTGTTGTTCTTACTAAAGACGAAGTACAAAATATCATTCTAAATATGAATGGTATTTATCAGCTTATGGTAAAGCTGATGTATGGGTGTGGACTCAGAATGAGTGAAGTGCAAAATATCCGTATAAAAGATATAGATTTTGGATTTGATAAGATTTATGTCTGGGATGGCAAATCTTTAAAAGATAGAACTTTGCCTCTTCCTATGAAAATAAAAGATGAGCTTAAGATTCAAGTTGAAAAAGTGAGAGAACTGCATCAAAAAGATTTAAAAGATGGCTATGGCAGTGTTTATATTCCTTATGCGTTTGAGCGAAAATTTCCAAAAGCTAAATTTGAAACTAAATGGCAATATATTTTTCCTATGAACACAATTGCAACAGACCCTAGAAGCGGTGAGCGAAGACGGCATCATATTTTAGATGCCACTTTAAGTAGAAATATTAAACAAGCGGTTACAAAATCAAATATAGATAAAAGAGTAACCTCGCATATATTTAGACATAGCTACGCAACGCATTTACTTCAAGCTGGCATAGATTTGCGAAGCATTCAAGAACTTTTAGGTCATAAAAGCGTTGAGACAACTATGATATATACTCATGTTGTGAGCGAGATGAACAAGGCTAAACTTATAAGCCCTCTGGATTTCTAG
- the ileS gene encoding isoleucine--tRNA ligase — translation MDYKDTLLLPTTKFEMRGNLINNEPIRYASWDEKKIYEKMKKNRKNAQSFTLHDGPPYANGHTHIGHALNKILKDIIVKHNYFSGKSVRFTPGWDCHGLPIEQQVEKKLGGKQKKELLEKAKIRELCRAHAAEFVDIQREEFKKLGVIADWENPYVTMDFKFEANIYRTLCNVAKKGLLIERSKPVFWSWAERTALAEAEVEYEDKEDYSIFIAFELSDEAKAKLSINSKAALVIWTTTPWTIPANTGISLNPEEEYILTTTGYIVAKKLLSSLNESKILSGDIAQTFKAKEFENLLALNPLNGRTSRIVLGEHVLVENGTGCVHTAPGHGEDDYRIGLVYDLEVVMPVDETGCYDETIVRDGLIPNAEDFLGRHIFKSNEDLITLMGESVVHVSKFKHSYPHCWRSHTPLIFRATKQWFISVDEKPSGSDKTLRDIALSEVEKTLFFPETGRNRLKSMVANRPDWCISRQRDWGVPIAFFRVKATGEVLLDEKVLNFTAMVFEMHGSDAWYSMPTEQLLYPGAGYSADELEKVTDILDVWFDSGSTWYSVLKSRNYDAGEFQADLYVEGSDQHRGWFQSSMFLSAAVEHKAPYKGVLTHGFTVDEKGEKMSKSKGNVVAPETVLKEYGSEILRLWVASSDYQGDLKISQSILKQSAENYRKLRNTFRIMLANINDLHALTPYEKMGELDKWILNEAKSVFDGVHKSFSNYNFVNGMSLLNNFIVNELSGIYIDITKDSLYCDAKDDARRTSSQSAMALIVKSLLTLIAPILTYTADEIVEYLPEVIRESKEDIFDFVHKNIDVAESGFNTDYMYAAREKFYEIVDGLKKEKIIKNTLELVIVTESKKIAEMDKTAAEDWFVVSGISHSEVIAELGKFEVDGSIFVIQKATAAKCPRCWKYQAKDETATCTRCSKVLNA, via the coding sequence ATGGACTATAAAGATACACTCCTTTTACCAACTACAAAATTTGAGATGAGAGGCAATCTCATAAACAATGAGCCGATTAGATATGCTTCTTGGGATGAGAAAAAAATCTATGAAAAAATGAAAAAAAACCGCAAGAATGCGCAAAGTTTTACTCTTCATGATGGTCCTCCATATGCGAATGGACATACTCATATAGGACATGCACTAAATAAAATTTTAAAAGATATTATTGTAAAACACAACTATTTTAGCGGTAAGTCTGTTCGTTTTACTCCAGGCTGGGATTGTCATGGTCTGCCAATTGAGCAGCAAGTTGAGAAGAAACTCGGCGGAAAACAGAAAAAAGAGCTTCTTGAAAAAGCAAAAATCAGAGAACTTTGTCGTGCTCATGCAGCTGAGTTTGTAGATATCCAAAGAGAAGAGTTCAAAAAACTAGGCGTTATTGCAGACTGGGAAAACCCTTATGTAACAATGGACTTTAAATTTGAAGCAAACATTTACCGCACTCTTTGTAATGTGGCAAAAAAAGGTCTTTTGATAGAACGCAGTAAACCTGTTTTTTGGTCTTGGGCTGAGAGAACTGCACTTGCAGAAGCTGAAGTTGAGTATGAAGATAAAGAGGATTACTCAATATTTATAGCATTTGAGTTAAGTGATGAAGCAAAGGCAAAATTATCGATAAACTCAAAAGCAGCTTTAGTTATCTGGACTACAACTCCATGGACTATTCCTGCCAACACTGGTATCTCACTAAACCCTGAAGAGGAGTACATTCTAACAACAACAGGTTACATAGTTGCTAAAAAACTTCTCTCTTCACTAAATGAGAGCAAAATTTTAAGTGGCGATATTGCACAAACATTTAAAGCTAAAGAGTTTGAAAATCTATTAGCGCTAAATCCTTTAAATGGTAGAACTTCTCGCATAGTTTTAGGCGAACATGTACTTGTTGAAAATGGTACTGGATGTGTTCACACAGCACCAGGGCATGGTGAAGATGACTACCGCATAGGTCTTGTTTATGACTTAGAAGTAGTTATGCCTGTTGATGAGACTGGATGTTATGATGAGACGATAGTTCGTGATGGTTTAATCCCAAATGCAGAAGATTTTTTAGGTCGTCATATCTTCAAATCAAATGAAGATTTGATAACTCTTATGGGAGAGAGCGTTGTTCATGTTTCAAAGTTTAAACACTCATACCCACACTGCTGGAGAAGCCACACTCCTCTTATTTTTAGAGCTACAAAACAGTGGTTTATAAGCGTTGATGAAAAACCAAGCGGAAGTGATAAAACATTAAGAGATATCGCTCTTAGTGAAGTTGAAAAGACGCTATTTTTCCCTGAAACTGGAAGAAACAGACTAAAATCAATGGTCGCAAACAGACCTGATTGGTGTATTTCAAGACAGAGAGATTGGGGCGTTCCTATCGCATTTTTCAGAGTAAAAGCGACTGGAGAAGTTCTTCTTGATGAGAAAGTTTTAAACTTTACCGCTATGGTTTTTGAGATGCACGGAAGTGATGCTTGGTACTCAATGCCAACAGAACAGCTCCTCTACCCTGGTGCTGGATACAGTGCTGATGAACTTGAAAAAGTTACAGATATCTTAGATGTTTGGTTTGATAGTGGCTCAACTTGGTACTCAGTTCTAAAATCTCGCAACTATGATGCGGGAGAGTTTCAAGCAGATTTATACGTTGAGGGAAGCGATCAGCACCGCGGATGGTTCCAGTCATCTATGTTCTTAAGTGCTGCTGTTGAGCACAAAGCACCATACAAAGGCGTTCTTACTCACGGCTTTACAGTCGATGAAAAAGGCGAGAAAATGTCTAAGAGTAAAGGCAATGTTGTAGCTCCTGAGACTGTTTTAAAAGAGTATGGCAGCGAAATCCTTCGTCTTTGGGTAGCTTCAAGTGACTATCAAGGAGATCTAAAAATCTCTCAAAGTATCCTAAAACAGAGCGCTGAGAACTACCGTAAACTAAGAAATACTTTTAGAATCATGCTTGCAAACATCAATGATTTACACGCATTAACTCCTTATGAGAAAATGGGCGAGTTAGATAAGTGGATCTTAAACGAAGCAAAAAGCGTGTTTGATGGTGTTCATAAATCATTTAGCAACTATAACTTTGTTAACGGTATGAGTCTTTTAAACAACTTCATAGTAAATGAGTTAAGTGGAATCTACATCGACATCACAAAAGACTCACTTTACTGTGACGCTAAAGATGATGCAAGAAGAACATCAAGCCAAAGCGCTATGGCTCTTATTGTCAAATCACTTCTAACGCTTATCGCTCCTATACTAACTTATACAGCTGATGAGATTGTTGAGTATCTGCCTGAAGTTATAAGAGAGAGCAAAGAGGATATTTTTGATTTTGTTCATAAAAATATTGATGTTGCAGAGTCTGGATTTAACACGGACTACATGTACGCTGCAAGAGAGAAGTTCTATGAGATAGTTGATGGACTTAAAAAAGAGAAAATCATCAAAAACACTCTTGAGCTAGTCATAGTAACTGAGTCAAAAAAGATAGCAGAGATGGATAAAACAGCAGCTGAAGATTGGTTTGTAGTATCTGGCATTTCACACAGTGAAGTTATTGCTGAACTTGGAAAATTTGAAGTTGATGGAAGTATATTTGTAATTCAAAAAGCAACTGCTGCCAAATGTCCAAGATGCTGGAAGTACCAAGCAAAAGATGAAACTGCTACATGTACAAGATGTTCAAAGGTTTTAAATGCCTAA